The following nucleotide sequence is from Barnesiella viscericola DSM 18177.
CAAGGCGCTGTCGATGTTTCCCTCGTGGATATAGTCCTTGATGCGTTCCATGAAGGAGTTGTCTTCGCGGGCGGCACGGCGAATCACTTGCAGCCGCTCGACAAAGATATAGATGGAGAGCAGCGAGAGGAGCAACAGAGGTATCATGATGATTCCTCCCTTGCAGGCCAGGTCCCAGAGGTTCAGGTCGCTGGCGGTCTCGACCGGGGTAAGCACGGGCGGTGTGGCCAGTGTGTCGGTAGTTTGCAGGAGCAAAGTAAGCAGGTTCATGATATAGCTTTTAACAGGTTTATTTCAGACAGTCTTTGTATCGTTTGATAGTCTCTTTCAATCCCAGGTAGAGGGCATCGCAGATGAGGCAGTGGCCTATCGATACCTCGCTCAGGAAGGGAATGCTTTCGTGGAGGAACCTTAGGTTTTCGAGGTTGAGGTCGTGGCCGGCATTCACGCCCAGTCCCAGGCTGCGGGCATGCTCGGCCGCCTGTACGAAGGGGGCAACGGCTGCCTCGCGGTCTTGTGCATAGCGCACGGCATAGGGCTCGGTGTAGAGCTCGATGCGGTCGGTGCCGGTCTTGGCAGCATAGTCGATCATTTCGAGGTTGGGCTCGACGAAAATCGAGGTGCGTATGTTGGCGGCTTTGCAGCGGTCGATAATCTTGGAGAGGAAATCGAAGTTGGTTTTGGTGTCCCAACCGGAGTTCGAGGTAATCACATCGTGAGCATCGGGGACCAGTGTCACCTGGGTAGGCTTCACTTTGAGTATCAGGTCGAGGAATTTCTCCGAGGGGTATCCCTCGATGTTGAACTCGGTGCTTACGGCCGGTCTCAGTTCGTAGACGTCGGCATAGCGAATGTGACGCTCGTCGGGACGCGGGTGCACGGTGATACCTTCGGCTCCGAACGATTCGCAGTCGAGCGTGACTTTCAATACATTGGGCACATTCCCCCCGCGTGCGTTGCGCAGGGTGGCTATCTTGTTGACATTAACACTTAACTTGGTCATTTCTCTTTTACCCTAATCTTGTTTCGGTGTGACTCTGGGTCGGCACGGTTTGTTTCGTTTTCATGAAAGGTAGCCGATTGCGGCGTTCACCGAAAAATAGCTATCTTTTATATGCGATAGGATTCAGTTCGGTATAGCCAAACTTGAAAACTGTGTTTTCGTTTGCCTCTACTCTCACCTTTCACTATCTTTGTAGAAGATAGGAGTCGGCTCGGCCTTGTCAAACTTGAAAACACCGTTTTCGTTTGCCACGGCTCTCGCCTTTCACTATCTTTGTATTATCTTTCGTGCAAAAATAATACGATTTACAGAAATATGTGCAATAAATGAAAGCAAAAGATATGATATTGCCCGAAATACCTTACTTGTCGGCCGAGATGACGGTGGGGCAGGCCCGTGCGGTGTTGGATCGTTCGGGTCGGTCGAGTCTGCCGGTGGTCGATGCGGGGGAGTA
It contains:
- a CDS encoding pyridoxine 5'-phosphate synthase, which produces MTKLSVNVNKIATLRNARGGNVPNVLKVTLDCESFGAEGITVHPRPDERHIRYADVYELRPAVSTEFNIEGYPSEKFLDLILKVKPTQVTLVPDAHDVITSNSGWDTKTNFDFLSKIIDRCKAANIRTSIFVEPNLEMIDYAAKTGTDRIELYTEPYAVRYAQDREAAVAPFVQAAEHARSLGLGVNAGHDLNLENLRFLHESIPFLSEVSIGHCLICDALYLGLKETIKRYKDCLK